In Holophagaceae bacterium, the sequence GCTCAACGGCAAGCTCGTGCTGTCCCGCGACATCGGTCACAAATACATGAAAGAGCAGAAGCCCGAATGGCTGAAGCCGATCCTCAAGGACATGGTCATCTACCACTGCGGTCCAGTGGTGAAGAAGAACGAGGACGGTTCCTGGTCCTTCGTGGCGGCGGGTCCCACCACCAGCATCCGCGAAGAACCCTACGAAGCCGATGTCATGGACACCTACCAGGTGCGCGGCGTCATCGGCAAGGGCGGCATGGGCAAGAAGACCAGCGACGGGCTGGTGAAGACCGGCGCGGTCTACTTCCACGCCACCGGCGGCGCGGGCTCGCTGTTGGCCGAGCGGGTGAAGCGGGTGGCGGACGTCCACATGCTGGAAGAATTCGGCAGCCCCGAGGCCTTCTGGGTCATCGAAGTGGAGGACTTCCCCGTGGTGGTCACCATGGACAGCACCGGCGCCTCCCTGCACGAAATCGTGCTGGCGCAAAGCCAGGAGCGGGCGAAGGCGCTTACGGCCAAGTGACCATCACCTTTTCTGAACTCCGTCTGGATCTGGCTTCGGCGTTGGCCCATTTCCTGGAGCCCGATGAGGCGTCAGCCGAGAGCCTGCGCTGGTTCGAAGACGGCCTCGATTGGAACCGCGCGAAGCTCTCCGCCCATGGCGAGGACGCTGTCCCGGCCCTCGTCCGCAGGCAGGTGGGCCAGTGGCTGCGCCGCCGCCGGGAAGGCGAGCCCTGGGCCTACATCATCGGCTTCGAGCGGTTCCGCGGCCATCGCTTTGAAGTCACGAAGGACACGCTCATTCCGCGGCCTGAGACGGAACTGGTGTTGGAGGCGGCCCTCGAAACAGGGCGCCGCCTGGGCCTCCGAAGGGCCTGCGATATCGGCACGGGCAGTGGCATC encodes:
- a CDS encoding fumarate hydratase C-terminal domain-containing protein; amino-acid sequence: MDTVNGNPAFQKTRSEPMIRLTTPISEAQARQLKVGDEVLLNGKLVLSRDIGHKYMKEQKPEWLKPILKDMVIYHCGPVVKKNEDGSWSFVAAGPTTSIREEPYEADVMDTYQVRGVIGKGGMGKKTSDGLVKTGAVYFHATGGAGSLLAERVKRVADVHMLEEFGSPEAFWVIEVEDFPVVVTMDSTGASLHEIVLAQSQERAKALTAK